A region of Vigna radiata var. radiata cultivar VC1973A chromosome 10, Vradiata_ver6, whole genome shotgun sequence DNA encodes the following proteins:
- the LOC106774398 gene encoding light-inducible protein CPRF2 isoform X2, translated as MERVLSVDEISEQYWVAAKKESCKSKSKMNRSESEWAFQQFLQEAVSPSSSSSSDVKPKNDPDINMNIPVTLNVDSHDYQTILKTKLNLACAAVALSRGSLVKSQNPTTFPDSGSQASVPSEVGTLKDSLQKKAGVAVRPTLSASSREQSDDEEAEEEINMSGKMNTTDAKRVRRESARRSRRRKQAHLTELETQVSQLRGENSSLLKRLTDVNQRYNSAAVDNRVLKADVETLRAKVKMAEETVKRISGLNPMFHGMSEMSAMEIAMFDESRSETSGGGAVPVQEDPNHKLCEAKNGLGGICSVKSVQQKVTTVVGWGGNSLHRVASLEHLQKRIRGDEDSRGDQ; from the exons ATGGAAAGGGTGTTGTCAGTGGATGAAATATCGGAGCAATATTGGGTGGCGGCCAAGAAGGAATCATGCAAGTCAAAGTCAAAGATGAACCGTAGTGAATCGGAATGGGCCTTTCAGCAGTTTCTTCAGGAAGCAGtttctccttcttcatcttcttcctccgaCGTTAAACCCAAAAACGATCCCGACATCAACATGAACATCCCTGTTACTCTAAATGTCGATTCCCACGATTACCAAACCATTCTTAAAACCAAGCTTAACCTCGCTTGTGCCGCTGTCGCTTTGTCTCGG GGATCTTTGGTCAAATCTCAAAATCCGACAACTTTCCCTGATAGTGGATCACAGGCATCTGTTCCTTCTGAAGTTGGAACCTTGAAAG ATTCCCTGCAAAAGAAAGCTGGTGTTGCAGTGAGGCCAACATTAAGTGCATCATCAAGAGAGCAATCAGATGATGAGGAAGCGGAGGAAGAGATTAACATGAGTGGAAAAATGAATACAACTGATGCAAAACGAGTAAGGAG GGAGTCTGCTAGACGCTCAAGGAGAAGAAAGCAGGCTCATTTAACTGAGCTGGAGACACAG GTCTCCCAATTAAGAGGTGAAAATTCTTCCTTGTTAAAGCGCTTAACTGACGTGAATCAGAGATACAACAGTGCTGCAGTGGACAACAGAGTATTGAAAGCTGATGTTGAAACGTTAAGAGCTAAG GTGAAGATGGCTGAAGAGACAGTGAAAAGAATATCTGGGTTGAATCCAATGTTTCATGGCATGAGTGAGATGTCAGCAATGGAAATAGCAATGTTTGATGAAAGTCGTTCTGAGACATCAGGTGGTGGTGCTGTTCCTGTGCAAGAAGACCCAAATCATAAACTTTGTGAAGCCAAGAATGGATTGGGAGGCATTTGTTCAGTGAAAAGTGTGCAGCAGAAGGTTACAACAGTGGTAGGTTGGGGAGGAAATTCCCTGCATAGAGTTGCTAGCTTGGAACATCTTCAGAAGCGAATTCGTGGTGATGAAGATTCACGTGGAGACCAATAA
- the LOC106774398 gene encoding light-inducible protein CPRF2 isoform X1 — translation MERVLSVDEISEQYWVAAKKESCKSKSKMNRSESEWAFQQFLQEAVSPSSSSSSDVKPKNDPDINMNIPVTLNVDSHDYQTILKTKLNLACAAVALSRGSLVKSQNPTTFPDSGSQASVPSEVGTLKDSLQKKAGVAVRPTLSASSREQSDDEEAEEEINMSGKMNTTDAKRVRRMLSNRESARRSRRRKQAHLTELETQVSQLRGENSSLLKRLTDVNQRYNSAAVDNRVLKADVETLRAKVKMAEETVKRISGLNPMFHGMSEMSAMEIAMFDESRSETSGGGAVPVQEDPNHKLCEAKNGLGGICSVKSVQQKVTTVVGWGGNSLHRVASLEHLQKRIRGDEDSRGDQ, via the exons ATGGAAAGGGTGTTGTCAGTGGATGAAATATCGGAGCAATATTGGGTGGCGGCCAAGAAGGAATCATGCAAGTCAAAGTCAAAGATGAACCGTAGTGAATCGGAATGGGCCTTTCAGCAGTTTCTTCAGGAAGCAGtttctccttcttcatcttcttcctccgaCGTTAAACCCAAAAACGATCCCGACATCAACATGAACATCCCTGTTACTCTAAATGTCGATTCCCACGATTACCAAACCATTCTTAAAACCAAGCTTAACCTCGCTTGTGCCGCTGTCGCTTTGTCTCGG GGATCTTTGGTCAAATCTCAAAATCCGACAACTTTCCCTGATAGTGGATCACAGGCATCTGTTCCTTCTGAAGTTGGAACCTTGAAAG ATTCCCTGCAAAAGAAAGCTGGTGTTGCAGTGAGGCCAACATTAAGTGCATCATCAAGAGAGCAATCAGATGATGAGGAAGCGGAGGAAGAGATTAACATGAGTGGAAAAATGAATACAACTGATGCAAAACGAGTAAGGAG GATGCTTTCTAACAGGGAGTCTGCTAGACGCTCAAGGAGAAGAAAGCAGGCTCATTTAACTGAGCTGGAGACACAG GTCTCCCAATTAAGAGGTGAAAATTCTTCCTTGTTAAAGCGCTTAACTGACGTGAATCAGAGATACAACAGTGCTGCAGTGGACAACAGAGTATTGAAAGCTGATGTTGAAACGTTAAGAGCTAAG GTGAAGATGGCTGAAGAGACAGTGAAAAGAATATCTGGGTTGAATCCAATGTTTCATGGCATGAGTGAGATGTCAGCAATGGAAATAGCAATGTTTGATGAAAGTCGTTCTGAGACATCAGGTGGTGGTGCTGTTCCTGTGCAAGAAGACCCAAATCATAAACTTTGTGAAGCCAAGAATGGATTGGGAGGCATTTGTTCAGTGAAAAGTGTGCAGCAGAAGGTTACAACAGTGGTAGGTTGGGGAGGAAATTCCCTGCATAGAGTTGCTAGCTTGGAACATCTTCAGAAGCGAATTCGTGGTGATGAAGATTCACGTGGAGACCAATAA
- the LOC106775252 gene encoding sec-independent protein translocase protein TATA, chloroplastic, translating into MEMRMMSCVGFSTSIPKAANGLGSSSSLCLGNPKLLNSGGGRVSIVSVNGGRRRNRGFTCNALFGLGVPELVVIAGVAALVFGPKKLPEVGRSIGKTVKSFQQAAKEFESELKKEPDSREEESSEKSIAIGEQEKLDNELSSSKETV; encoded by the exons atggagATGAGGATGATGAGCTGCGTCGGGTTTTCGACTTCAATCCCAAAAGCTGCAAATGGGTTGGGTTCGTCTTCGTCTTTGTGTTTGGGAAACCCCAAATTGTTGAATTCAGGAGGTGGAAGGGTTAGTATAGTGAGCGTTAATGGTGGGAGAAGAAGAAACAGAGGCTTCACTTGCAACGCTCTTTTCGGATTGGGCGTGCCAGAACTTGTCGTTATTGCCGGCGTGGCAGCACTGGTTTTTGGGCCCAAGAAATTGCCGGAAGTGGGTCGAAGCATCGGCAAAACTGTGAAGAGCTTCCAGCAG GCGGCAAAGGAATTTGAGTCGGAGCTTAAGAAGGAACCTGATTCCAGAGAAGAGGAGTCTTCTGAGAAATCTATTGCCATTGGTGAACAGGAGAAGCTGGACAATGAGTTGTCTAGTTCTAAGGAGACTGTATGA
- the LOC106775703 gene encoding mediator of RNA polymerase II transcription subunit 14: MAAELGQQTVELSTLVTRAAHDSYASLKELVDKCRSSELSDTDKKISILKFLSKTQQRMIRLNVLSKWCQQVPLIQHCQQLSSTVSNHDMCFTQAADSLFFMHEGLQQARAPVYDVPSAIDILLTGSYQRLPKCVEDVGTQYALTEDQQKPALKKLDTLVRSKLLQVSIPKEFSDINVSDGTALLRVDGEFKVLITLGYRGHLSLWRILHLELLVGEKNKPVKLEEMRRHVLGDDLERRMAAVDNPFSVMYSVLHELCVALVMDTVIRQVQVLRQGRWKDAIRFELISEGHGASSSSVQNPDSESDSSSLRTPGLKIVYWLDFDKNANVSESGTCPFIKIEPGSDLQIKCLHSSFVIDPLTGKEAEFVLDQSCIDVERLLLRAICCNRYTRLLEIKRELVKNVQVCRTADDVVLQSRMGEPDIEYKQKDEKCCSKDSEGHEVLCVRAYGSSFFTLGINIRNGRFLLQSSQNIVVSSALIECEEALNQGSMTAAEVFISLRSKSILHLFASIGRVLGLEVYEHGFNIVKIPKDVSNGSAMLLMGFPDCGSSYFLLMQLDKDFKPLFKLLETQPDPSGTDNLSGGDLNQVLRIKKIDIGQMQVHEDEMNLSLVDWGKLRSALPNAIGPNQTSGHEFFSDIRLENSIQIARGHPSGFSSLVDEVFGLEKGSSAAPLSVQNISTGNTSLPSQYGSVPMNIHSLKAGSPSPKWEGGMQIAQVNNVTKASGATSLYSGSLFSSGSVKGPVQSSSVGSIPTGQVRSTAGKKLSASKSEQDLTSPKSPHSVDISSSAAIDEEQLRVLNDTSNEALSGSRSSRLLSPPRPTGSRIPNSRPNGSQVDSFKAAGSCATTPVSQTLESTVSYSTGEDITSKNDKKSRKRTASDMLALIPTLQGFENNPGICKRRKLSDSSGCQLSLAQGAMSSEMIPKTEGYSYGSLIAEVNKGTVPSSIYIVALLHVVRHCSLCIKHARLTSQMDALDISYVEEVGLRSGSSNIWFRLPLARGDSWQHICLRLGRPGCMYWDVKINDQHFRDLWELQKGSNNTPWGSGVRIANTSDIDSHIHYDPDGVVLSYQSVEVDSIKKLVADIQRLANARTFALGMRKLLGVRAEEKSDDLVTSTDSKTPSSKVSSDTADKLSEQMRRAFRIEAVGLMSLWFSFGSSVLARFVVEWESGKEGCTMHVSPDQLWPHTKFLEDFINGAEVSSLLDCIRLTAGPLHALAAATRPARAGPVPGVAAALSSIPKQSGGYISSQGLLLGNSTTNVSQPTSGPGANTVMPTASGLTNQTLSMLAAAGRGGPGIVPSSLLPIDVSVVLRGPYWIRIMYRKQFAVDMRCFAGDQVWLQPATPPKEGRLSGGSLPCPQFRPFIMEHVAQELNGLDPSFTGQQAGGLSNSNNPNPGSGSQMMAANGNRINLPISAAMSRTGNQVASLNRVGNALAGSSNLALMTSPVSLRRPPGAVVPAHVRGELNTAIIGLGDDGGYGGGWVPLVALKKVLRGILKYLGVLWLFAQLPDLLKEILGSILKENEGALLNLDPEQPALRFFVGGYVFAVSVHRVQLLLQVLSVKRFHQQQQQQQQNSNPAPEELSQSEISEICDYFSRRVASEPYDASRVASFITMLTLPVSVLREFLKLIAWKKGLSQTQVGDVVSAQKPRIELCLENHSGLNVDENSESSSAFRSNIHYDRLHNSVDFALTVVLDSSHVPHVNAAGGAAWLPYCVSVRLRYSFGESSNVSFVAMNGSHGGRACWLRVDDWEKCKQRVARAVEVNGSSAADVSQGRLKLVADSVQRNLHMCIQGLRDGNGVTASSGAT; this comes from the exons ATGGCTGCGGAGTTAGGGCAACAGACGGTCGAGCTTTCCACGCTCGTCACACGCGCCGCTCACGATTCATACGCCTCTCTCAAAGAACTCGTCGATAAATGCAGGTCCTCCGAATTATCCGACACCGACAAGAAGATTAGCATCCTCAAATTCCTCAGCAAGACTCAGCAGCGAATGATCCGTCTCAATGTCCTCTCCAAGTGGTGCCAGCAG gttCCTTTGATACAGCACTGTCAGCAACTGTCTTCCACTGTTTCCAATCACGACATGTGTTTCACGCAAGCTGCAGACTCCTTATTCTTCATGCACGAGGGGCTTCAACAGGCGCGTGCACCCGTTTATGATGTTCCTTCCGCAATTGATATTCTTCTCACTGGAAGTTACCAGCGTCTGCCGAAATGTGTAGAGGATGTGGGGACTCAGTATGCTTTGACCGAGGATCAGCAGAAACCTGCTTTGAAGAAATTGGACACGCTTGTTCGCTCCAAATTGCTTCAGGTTTCGATTCCCAAAGAGTTTTCTGATATTAACGTTTCTGATGGTACCGCACTGCTTAGGGTGGATGGGGAGTTCAAGGTTTTGATAACGCTTGGGTATAGAGGACACTTGTCATTGTGGAGGATATTGCATTTGGAGCTGCTTGTTGGGGAGAAAAATAAGCCTGTGAAGTTGGAGGAAATGCGGCGGCACGTGCTTGGAGATGATTTGGAGAGGCGAATGGCGGCGGTAGACAATCCATTTTCGGTTATGTACTCGGTTCTTCATGAGCTGTGTGTTGCACTTGTCATGGACACGGTGATAAGGCAAGTTCAAGTTCTTCGACAGGGGAGGTGGAAGGATGCAATTCGGTTTGAGCTCATATCCGAGGGTCATGGAGCGAGTTCTAGCTCGGTTCAGAACCCTGATTCAGAATCTGATTCGTCTTCCCTGCGAACTCCTGGCTTGAAAATTGTGTACTGGTTGGATTTTGATAAGAATGCAAATGTGTCTGAATCGGGTACATGcccatttattaaaattgaaccTGGGTCAGATCTTCAGATAAAGTGTCTCCACAGCAGCTTTGTCATAGACCCCTTGACAGGCAAGGAGGCAGAGTTTGTTTTGGACCAGAGTTGTATTGATGTTGAGAGGTTGCTGTTAAGAGCTATTTGTTGCAATAGATATACTCGGCTGCTCGAAATTAAAAGAGAACTGGTGAAAAATGTTCAGGTCTGTCGAACTGCAGATGATGTTGTGCTCCAGTCCCGGATGGGTGAACCTGATATTGAATATAAGCAG AAGGATGAAAAGTGTTGCAGCAAGGACTCTGAGGGCCATGAAGTGTTGTGTGTGCGTGCCTATGGCTCTTCCTTTTTTACTCTTGGAATTAATATCAG GAATGGCcgttttcttcttcaatcttcACAAAACATAGTGGTTTCTTCAGCCTTAATAGAATGTGAAGAAGCTTTGAATCAGGGATCTATGACTGCAGCTGAGGTTTTCATAAGCCTGAGAAGCAAAAGTATATTACACCTATTTGCTTCAATCGGAAGGGTTTTAGGACTTGAG GTATATGAGCATGGATTCAATATAGTTAAAATACCCAAGGATGTTTCAAATGGTTCAGCTATGCTATTGATGGGATTTCCAGACTGTGGAAGCTCGTACTTTCTGCTGATGCAACTTGATAAGGATTTTAAACCCTTGTTTAAGTTATTAGAGACTCAGCCTGACCCATCTGGAACAGATAATTTATCTGGTGGTGACCTTAATCAGGTGTTGCGGatcaaaaaaattgatataGGGCAAATGCAGGTTCATGAGGATGAAATGAATTTAAGCCTGGTTGACTGGGGAAAATTACGTTCTGCTTTGCCCAATGCCATTGGCCCAAATCAAACATCTGGACATGAGTTCTTTTCTGATATTCGCCTTGAGAATTCCATACAGATTGCAAGAGGTCATCCATCAGGTTTTTCATCACTTGTTGACGAAGTGTTTGGACTTGAGAAAGGATCTTCAGCAGCTCCATTATCTGTTCAAAATATTTCAACTGGGAATACATCACTTCCATCTCAATATGGATCTGTTCCCATGAATATCCATAGTTTAAAGGCTGGAAGCCCTTCACCAAAGTGGGAAGGAGGAATGCAGATAGCACAGGTTAATAATGTAACAAAAGCTTCAGGGGCTACTAGTCTCTATAGTGGTTCATTGTTCTCATCTGGTAGTGTGAAGGGCCCAGTTCAGTCCAGTTCTGTTGGCTCCATACCAACAGGACAAGTAAGGAGCACAGCCGGGAAAAAGTTGTCTGCTTCCAAGTCTGAACAGGATTTGACCTCCCCAAAATCTCCTCATTCAGTTGACATTAGTTCCTCTGCTGCAATTGATGAAGAACAACTAAGAGTGTTGAATGACACTTCTAATGAGGCTTTGTCTGGAAGTCGATCATCTCGACTGTTGTCTCCTCCACGACCAACTGGCTCTCGAATACCTAATTCCAGACCTAATGGATCTCAAGTTGATTCATTTAAGGCTGCTGGTTCATGTGCTACAACTCCCGTAT CCCAAACACTAGAATCCACAGTTAGTTATAGCACAGGAGAAGATATCACAtcaaaaaatgataagaaatcCAGAAAGCGAACAGCGTCAGATATGTTGGCCTTGATTCCAACTCTTCAAGGTTTTGAAAACAATCCAGGAATCTGCAAGAGAAGAAAACTTTCAGATTCATCTGGTTGTCAACTGTCTTTGGCACAGGGTGCCATGTCTTCTGAGATGATACCCAAAACCGAAGGGTACAGTTATGGAAGTTTAATAGCTGAAGTGAATAAAGGCACTGTTCCATCAAGCATTTACATTGTGGCTCTTCTTCATGTGGTCAGGCATTGTTCACTTTGCATTAAGCATGCTAGACTAACCAGTCAGATGGATGCATTAGACATCTCATATGTTGAAGAAGTTGGTTTGAGAAGTGGATCATCTAACATTTGGTTTCGACTTCCTCTTGCTAGAGGGGACTCATGGCAGCATATATGTTTGCGACTTGGAAGACCTGGTTGCATGTATTGGGATGTTAAAATAAATGATCAACACTTCAGGGATTTATGGGAGCTGCAGAAAGGGAGCAATAATACACCATGGGGTTCAGGTGTTCGAATTGCTAATACATCTGACATAGATTCACATATACATTACGATCCAGATGGTGTTGTTTTGAGTTATCAATCTGTCGAGGTAGATAGTATAAAGAAATTAGTGGCTGATATTCAAAGGCTTGCCAATGCAAGGACATTTGCTCTTGGCATGAGGAAATTACTTGGCGTAAGGGCAGAGGAGAAGTCAGATGACCTTGTTACTAGTACTGACAGCAAAACACCAAGTTCCAAGGTTTCTTCAGATACTGCCGACAAACTATCTGAGCAGATGAGAAGGGCGTTTAGAATTGAGGCAGTTGGATTGATGAGCTTGTGGTTTAGCTTTGGTTCAAGTGTCCTTGCTCGTTTTGTTGTTGAATGGGAATCTGGTAAAGAGGGTTGCACAATGCATGTATCTCCAGATCAACTTTGGCCTCATACCAAG TTTCTGGAAGATTTCATAAACGGAGCTGAAGTTTCATCACTTTTGGATTGCATTAGGCTGACTGCAGGGCCATTGCATGCCCTGGCAGCTGCAACCAGGCCAGCTAGAGCTGGTCCTGTTCCAGGGGTTGCAGCTGCTCTATCTTCTATTCCTAAACAGTCTGGTGGTTATATATCGTCACAGGGACTTCTGCTTGGGAATTCAACAACTAATGTTAGTCAGCCTACATCTGGTCCTGGGGCAAACACCGTCATGCCTACTGCAAGTGGTCTCACTAACCAGACCCTTTCAATGTTAGCTGCTGCTGGACGAGGTGGTCCGGGCATTGTTCCTAGTTCACTTTTGCCCATTGATGTCTCTGTTGTGCTGCGTGGTCCATATTGGATAAGAATCATGTACAGGAAACAGTTTGCAGTTGACATGCGATGCTTTGCAGGAGATCAGGTGTGGTTGCAGCCTGCAACACCTCCTAAAGAGGGTCGTCTTTCAGGAGGGTCATTGCCGTGCCCCCAGTTTCGGCCTTTTATCATGGAACATGTTGCCCAGGAATTGAATGGATTGGATCCCAGTTTCACTGGACAACAGGCAGGTGGACTGTCAAATTCAAATAATCCAAACCCTGGTTCAGGATCCCAGATGATGGCTGCAAATGGAAACAGAATAAACCTGCCAATTTCTGCTGCAATGTCTAGAACAGGAAATCAAGTAGCTAGTTTAAACCGTGTGGGAAATGCTTTAGCAGGCTCTTCAAACTTAGCTTTGATGACATCACCTGTCTCTCTACGGAGGCCCCCTGGAGCAGTTGTCCCAGCACATGTCAGAGGCGAGCTTAACACAGCCATTATTGGCCTTGGTGACGATGGAGGATATGGCGGTGGTTGGGTTCCTCTCGTTGCTCTTAAGAAGGTTTTGAGAGGCATTCTCAAGTACCTTGGAGTGTTGTGGCTTTTTGCCCAATTACCTGATCTTTTGAAAGAGATACTGGGATCtattttgaaggaaaatgaaGGTGCTCTTTTGAATTTGGACCCTGAGCAACCCGCCTTGCGTTTTTTTGTTGG AGGATATGTATTTGCTGTAAGTGTCCACAGAGTTCAGCTACTACTACAGGTATTAAGTGTAAAACGATTTCACcagcagcagcaacaacaacagcaaaattCAAATCCTGCACCAGAGGAATTAAGTCAATCTGAGATAAGTGAAATATGTGACTACTTCAGCCGTCGTGTGGCATCAGAACCCTATGATGCATCCCGTGTTGCTTCATTCATAACTATGCTCACTTTACCTGTATCAGTACTGAGAGAATTCTTGAAATTAATTGCTTGGAAAAAAGGATTATCGCAGACACAAGTTGGAGATGTTGTTTCTGCTCAAAAACCAAGAATTGAGTTGTGTCTTGAAAATCATTCTGGTTTAAACGTGGATGAAAACTCTGAGAGCTCATCTGCATTCAGGAGCAACATCCATTATGATCGTCTTCATAATTCTGTTGATTTTGCGCTTACTGTTGTTCTTGATTCTTCTCACGTCCCTCATGTTAATGCTGCTGGTGGTGCTGCATGGTTGCCGTACTGTGTTTCAGTAAGATTGAGATATTCATTTGGTGAAAGTTCTAATGTATCATTTGTTGCCATGAATGGTAGCCATGGTGGTAGGGCCTGTTGGTTGCGTGTTGATGATTGGGAGAAATGCAAACAGAGGGTGGCACGAGCGGTGGAGGTTAACGGGAGTTCAGCAGCAGATGTAAGTCAAGGTAGGTTGAAATTAGTTGCGGACAGTGTGCAAAGAAATCTGCATATGTGTATTCAAGGGCTGAGAGATGGTAATGGGGTCACAGCCAGCTCTGGAGCAACGTGA
- the LOC106774842 gene encoding cation/H(+) antiporter 4-like: MNFNQTIFSSATLLVSIPLSRREIYNVCMDQPMKIISDGIWNHPNGSSPTQSAYTMLQIQMVIIFAITQAFHFILKQFGFPYFVSQVMAGFLLGPTIPTGPFEKYKKMLFPFGSADILNTVSSLGFSFFLFITSVQMDLSLITKTGKKAWVMALSSYFVSIAIGFSVMNLLSSQLEQINDDYDSFSSLPMVIVTQGGVSFAVVSTLLNDLGILNSELGRLALSTAFVNDLTGGIAAGFGADYVKSVQLGFPILVTNVVAFFVYLICIPLIGRPAMKWIVKNTPEGKPVSKIYIYSIIVSFLGLGFFAGYFNQPFLVGAIILGLAVPEGPPLGSELVSQLELFCSWFLTSIFVTCCTMKVDLKACVPLSFFVVVFLFILLAQLIKILLCMGICRYCKMPYSDGFCLALILSSKGVVDVCSYVLMFDSMAQNKQVIGVLIVSVLVLGTTSKIGVKALYDPSRKYAGYQKRNIMSLKQNHELRIVACIQKAYQVIHMKNVLQLCSPCPENTLVADILHLMELVGRSTPIFIAHRLQQKVGSSYNYSGELIVTFDLFERDYAGSATANTYTAISPMALMHEDVCHLALDKNAAIIILPFHLKWGGDGSIELEDSNIRSFNSRVLERAPCSIGILVSRGPAGFSAANYKVAMVFLGGADDREALCLAKRFTKNLGNRLFVYRLVAYDRDMSNWEDMIDDEELREVRGAYGKLENVAYEEHTIEDASQTTVFIKDIANKFDFIVVGRRYGMRSSQTYGLENWTEYSELGVIGDLLASPDMETRASILVVQQQSTAAS, encoded by the exons ATGAATTTCAACCAAACCATCTTCTCTTCGGCCACGCTGCTGGTCAGCATCCCTCTCTCACGACGTGAGATCTACAACGTGTGCATGGATCAGCCCATGAAGATTATCTCCGATGGCATTTGGAACCACCCCAATGGTTCATCTCCCACACAATCTGCATACACCATGCTTCAGATTCAAATGGTTATAATCTTTGCCATCACTCAAGCCTTTCATTTCATTCTCAAGCAATTTGGGTTCCCTTATTTCGTTTCACAAGTCATG GCTGGTTTTCTGCTAGGGCCAACAATTCCGACAGGACCATTCGAAAAGTACAAGAAGATGTTGTTCCCTTTTGGGAGTGCTGATATCCTGAACACGGTGTCATCGTTAGGGTTCTCATTCTTCCTCTTCATAACCTCAGTGCAAATGGACCTGAGCTTGATCACGAAAACGGGGAAGAAGGCATGGGTCATGGCACTTTCCTCCTACTTCGTCTCCATAGCTATTGGGTTTTCCGTCATGAACTTGTTGTCTTCCCAGCTGGAACAAATAAATGATGATTATGACAGTTTCTCGAGCTTGCCAATGGTCATAGTAACTCAGGGCGGCGTTTCCTTCGCCGTCGTCTCGACCTTGCTCAACGACCTCGGAATTCTCAACTCCGAACTCGGTCGCCTTGCCCTCTCCACAGCTTTCGTCAATGACTTAACTG GTGGAATCGCAGCAGGGTTCGGCGCAGACTATGTGAAAAGCGTGCAATTGGGATTTCCTATTCTAGTCACAAACGTGGTGGCTTTTTTTGTTTACCTAATCTGCATTCCACTGATTGGGCGACCGGCGATGAAGTGGATTGTGAAGAACACCCCAGAAGGGAAACCCGTAAGCAAGATATATATCTATTCCATCATAGTGTCGTTTCTGGGATTAGGGTTCTTTGCAGGGTATTTCAACCAACCTTTCTTAGTAGGGGCTATTATTTTAGGCCTTGCAGTCCCTGAGGGTCCACCATTGGGATCAGAATTGGTTTCCCAACTTGAGTTGTTTTGCAGTTGGTTCCTCACCTCAATTTTTGTCACATGTTGCACCATGAAGGTGGATCTCAAAGCCTGTGTACCTTTATCCTTCTTTGTGGTCGTGTTCCTCTTCATTCTATTAGCCCAATTGATTAAGATACTATTGTGCATGGGAATTTGCCGCTACTGTAAAATGCCCTACTCTGATGGTTTCTGCCTTGCTCTCATTTTGAGCAGCAAAGGTGTTGTGGATGTCTGCTCCTATGTCCTCATGTTCGATTCAATG GCACAAAACAAACAAGTAATAGGGGTTTTGATCGTGTCGGTGTTGGTTCTGGGAACAACTTCGAAGATTGGTGTGAAAGCACTGTATGACCCTTCAAGGAAATACGCAGGGTATCAAAAAAGGAACATCATGAGCTTGAAGCAAAATCATGAGCTTAGGATTGTTGCATGCATCCAAAAGGCATACCAAGTGATTCACATGAAAAACGTGCTCCAGCTGTGTTCTCCTTGTCCAGAGAACACACTGGTGGCAGATATTCTGCATCTGATGGAACTGGTTGGAAGGTCCACTCCCATTTTCATTGCACACAGACTTCAGCAAAAGGTGGGGTCCTCCTACAACTACTCCGGGGAACTCATCGTGACCTTTGACCTTTTTGAACGTGACTATGCGGGTAGTGCCACCGCCAACACCTACACTGCCATATCCCCAATGGCACTGATGCATGAAGATGTGTGTCACCTTGCACTGGACAAAAACGCAGCCATTATAATCCTTCCATTTCATCTGAAATGGGGAGGGGATGGTTCGATTGAGTTAGAGGACAGCAACATAAGGTCATTTAACTCAAGGGTTTTGGAAAGGGCACCTTGCTCCATTGGGATTCTTGTGAGCCGTGGCCCTGCTGGGTTCAGCGCAGCAAATTACAAAGTGGCCATGGTTTTCTTGGGAGGAGCAGATGACAGAGAGGCCTTGTGCTTGGCTAAGAGGTTCACCAAAAACCTTGGCAACAGGTTGTTTGTGTATAGGTTGGTTGCATACGATCGTGATATGTCGAATTGGGAAGACATGATTGATGATGAGGAGTTGAGGGAGGTGCGTGGAGCCTATGGAAAACTTGAAAATGTTGCATACGAAGAGCACACCATAGAAGATGCATCTCAGACAACGGTTTTCATCAAAGACATAGCCaacaaatttgattttatcgtggTTGGAAGACGCTACGGAATGAGATCTTCTCAAACCTATGGCTTGGAAAATTGGACTGAATATTCGGAGTTGGGAGTCATCGGTGATTTGCTTGCTTCACCTGATATGGAGACTAGGGCTTCTATTTTGGTTGTACAACAACAGTCAACGGCTGCCTCATGA